A single genomic interval of Flavihumibacter rivuli harbors:
- a CDS encoding DUF5686 and carboxypeptidase regulatory-like domain-containing protein — protein MLKRLLNVVLVLVLTLNAIAATITGKVLDAQGKALPYASIFVKNGRQGTTAGVNGNYALTLPQGKYVLVAQYVGYGRQEKEIVVEEGKDMAVDFILALQQVSLNEVVVKAGGEDPAYEIIRNAIRKRKEYANQPAFFQCEVYTKGQLQLRDFPKKFMGQKVDFEDGDTSKRKMIYLSESLARYSVKGGNKSKIEVLSTRVSGQSNGFGFSNPEVISFYENNIKIGSSLNPRGFISPIADNALQFYRYRYEGSFFEDGKEVNKITVIHKRKYEPVFSGTINITEGDWRIHSLQLKLLKTSQMELVDTLRLEQLYTPLTKDQWVIRSQVIYPSVKFFGFDAFGSFVNVYSKFDIDPAFPTKFFDNTVIKYEKGSNKLPEAYWDSIRPLPLEPAEIVDYRKKDSLEQVRRDPHYLDSIDRKRNKLSVVGLLLTGQGISKQKRRENYFVSGLLQSVGFNTVEGWYLNLTGNYTRRLDSQFTGRRISIEPVLRYGFSNRHFNPSITARYNFGEKYYTQLEVSGGKKVFQLNNANPISNFGNSWETLFRENNFMKIYDAWYGRLRYTRGVGSGFTLLASAQYQDRMPLENTTDYVWRDFKDRTYSPNYPTDIATSNFSRHQAFILTAGFNWSPGTRYIAFPDRNVNIGSKYPSFSVSMTKGVKGILGSDVNYLKWRVGMRDDLDLKLGGQLRYRLYTGGFLQQDRVELPDLLHFNGNLLLLATNYLNSFQMLPYYKYSNANKLYGQGHLEYHLNGLLTNKIPGFRKLNWHLVGAANAFLLDGGTHYAELSLGLENIFKLVRADVVWGFEQGLFRGAYFRIAVPGILSGSGEE, from the coding sequence ATGCTTAAACGATTACTCAATGTTGTCTTAGTTCTGGTCTTAACCCTAAATGCCATTGCGGCCACCATTACCGGGAAAGTGTTGGATGCCCAGGGCAAGGCTTTGCCTTATGCATCCATCTTTGTAAAGAATGGCAGGCAGGGTACTACTGCGGGGGTGAATGGGAATTATGCCTTAACCCTTCCCCAGGGAAAGTATGTGCTGGTGGCACAGTATGTTGGGTATGGCCGGCAGGAGAAGGAGATTGTGGTGGAGGAAGGGAAGGATATGGCAGTGGATTTTATCCTGGCCCTGCAACAGGTAAGCCTTAATGAAGTGGTGGTAAAGGCAGGTGGAGAGGACCCGGCCTACGAGATCATCCGTAATGCCATCAGGAAGCGGAAGGAATATGCCAACCAGCCGGCATTCTTCCAATGCGAAGTGTATACCAAGGGTCAGTTGCAATTGCGTGATTTTCCAAAGAAATTCATGGGGCAGAAAGTGGATTTTGAGGATGGGGATACCAGCAAAAGAAAGATGATCTACTTGTCGGAATCCCTTGCGCGTTATTCGGTGAAAGGGGGAAACAAGTCAAAGATCGAAGTATTGTCCACAAGGGTGAGTGGCCAAAGCAATGGATTTGGATTCAGTAACCCGGAAGTGATCAGCTTCTACGAAAACAATATCAAAATCGGCTCCAGCCTCAATCCCCGCGGGTTTATTTCACCTATAGCCGATAATGCCCTCCAGTTCTACCGTTATCGATATGAGGGAAGTTTTTTTGAAGATGGCAAGGAAGTCAATAAGATAACGGTTATCCATAAACGCAAATATGAACCTGTTTTCAGTGGCACCATCAACATAACGGAAGGCGACTGGAGGATCCATAGCCTGCAACTAAAGTTGCTGAAGACATCGCAGATGGAACTGGTCGATACCCTCAGGCTGGAACAGCTCTACACCCCATTGACAAAGGATCAATGGGTGATCCGCAGCCAGGTGATCTATCCTTCAGTGAAGTTTTTCGGTTTCGACGCATTTGGCAGTTTTGTGAACGTCTATTCAAAGTTTGACATCGATCCTGCCTTCCCGACTAAATTTTTTGATAATACGGTCATTAAGTATGAAAAAGGGTCCAATAAATTGCCGGAAGCTTATTGGGATTCCATCCGGCCTTTGCCCCTGGAGCCGGCAGAAATAGTGGATTACAGGAAAAAGGACAGCCTTGAACAGGTACGGCGGGACCCTCATTACCTTGATTCAATTGACCGTAAGCGAAATAAACTGAGTGTTGTTGGATTGTTGCTGACAGGCCAGGGTATCAGCAAGCAGAAAAGGAGGGAGAATTATTTTGTTAGCGGCCTGCTTCAATCGGTAGGATTCAATACAGTAGAGGGCTGGTACCTGAATCTAACAGGGAACTACACCCGAAGACTGGATAGCCAGTTCACGGGTAGGCGGATCAGTATTGAACCGGTGCTTCGTTATGGTTTCAGCAACAGGCATTTCAATCCCTCCATTACCGCCAGGTATAATTTTGGGGAGAAGTATTATACGCAGTTGGAGGTGTCAGGCGGAAAGAAAGTATTCCAGCTCAATAATGCCAATCCCATCAGCAATTTTGGCAATAGCTGGGAGACCCTGTTCCGGGAGAACAATTTCATGAAGATCTATGATGCCTGGTATGGCAGGCTCAGGTACACCAGGGGAGTGGGAAGCGGGTTTACGCTATTGGCTTCGGCCCAATACCAGGACAGGATGCCGTTGGAGAATACGACAGATTATGTGTGGCGCGATTTCAAGGACAGGACCTATTCCCCCAATTACCCTACTGATATCGCCACCAGCAATTTCAGCAGGCACCAGGCTTTTATATTGACTGCGGGATTTAACTGGAGTCCCGGTACGCGTTATATCGCCTTCCCTGACCGCAATGTGAACATAGGTTCGAAGTATCCCAGTTTTTCAGTGTCCATGACCAAAGGCGTAAAAGGGATCCTTGGTAGTGATGTCAACTACCTCAAATGGCGGGTAGGGATGCGCGATGACCTTGACCTGAAGTTGGGAGGGCAGTTGCGCTACCGCTTGTATACCGGTGGATTCCTCCAACAGGATAGGGTAGAGCTGCCTGACCTGCTGCATTTCAACGGTAACCTCTTGCTGCTGGCGACCAATTACCTGAATAGCTTCCAGATGCTGCCTTACTACAAGTACAGCAATGCCAATAAACTTTACGGGCAGGGGCACCTGGAATACCACCTGAATGGGCTCCTCACGAACAAGATACCGGGCTTCCGTAAACTGAACTGGCACCTGGTAGGGGCAGCCAATGCCTTCCTGCTGGATGGAGGGACCCATTATGCCGAACTTTCATTGGGTCTGGAAAACATATTCAAACTGGTTCGGGCAGATGTTGTCTGGGGCTTTGAACAAGGGCTGTTCAGGGGAGCCTATTTCAGGATAGCTGTACCCGGCATTTTGAGTGGAAGTGGTGAGGAGTAA